Proteins encoded by one window of Candidatus Acidiferrales bacterium:
- a CDS encoding AMP-binding protein produces MRKDTPLFDVPHIESIQDMVIGSARRYGSKLALEDFNETPISKVSYNVLLDNVLRFGAALRNLGIKERDHIAVIGENRVQWAISYLTAMAFNLVVVPVDKNLGVNEILNILHESEASAIVFSETFEPMLREKKSSFKHLKHYISMDLKKHEGGFHSMTELINRSYAVELSKLPQINPDEMAVIIFTSGTLGRAKGVMLSQKNLASNLMDMVAQFGIFPTDRFLSILPMHHTYECTCGMLCPLYGGSSVFFARSLKTVVEDLQRSQATILLAIPLLYDKMFKAVYRGIKEKKLVAPLIRPMIKATDILERIGWKGSKKIIFREIHNRFGGSIRCFIAGGAAPDPVVAKGLREFGFGFVQGYGLTETSPILTLNKLTNFKDDAAGLPLPHVRIRIANPDQDGNGEVCAKGPNVMSGYYKNEKATAETFEDEWFKTGDLGFVDEDGFLHINGRKKNVIISKSGKNVFPEEIEDVLNRSPFIMESMVFGERDEKEGEIIGAQIVVDAEAFIELSETKGVQITPELIHDVVDGEVRKVNRELQTYKQIKKFHLRDQEFPKTTTQKIKRYSVNAGD; encoded by the coding sequence ATGAGAAAAGATACTCCGTTGTTTGATGTCCCGCATATCGAGTCGATCCAGGATATGGTCATCGGTTCTGCGCGTCGGTACGGGAGCAAATTAGCTTTGGAGGATTTCAATGAAACTCCGATTTCTAAAGTGAGCTACAACGTACTTCTTGATAATGTCTTGCGCTTCGGTGCTGCGCTCAGGAATCTCGGCATCAAGGAAAGGGACCACATCGCGGTGATCGGAGAGAACCGTGTACAATGGGCGATCAGTTATTTGACGGCCATGGCGTTTAACCTTGTCGTCGTGCCCGTTGATAAGAATCTGGGTGTAAATGAAATCCTGAATATCCTCCATGAGTCGGAAGCAAGCGCGATAGTTTTCTCTGAAACATTCGAGCCGATGCTCAGAGAAAAGAAATCGTCGTTCAAGCATCTCAAGCACTATATCAGCATGGATTTGAAGAAGCATGAGGGCGGCTTCCATTCGATGACGGAACTCATAAACAGGAGTTACGCTGTCGAGTTGTCGAAGCTCCCGCAGATAAATCCCGACGAGATGGCTGTAATCATTTTCACTTCCGGCACGCTCGGGAGGGCGAAAGGTGTAATGCTCAGCCAGAAAAATCTCGCCTCAAACCTCATGGACATGGTGGCACAGTTTGGAATTTTTCCTACGGACAGGTTCCTCTCAATCCTCCCGATGCATCATACTTATGAATGCACCTGCGGCATGTTGTGTCCGCTGTATGGCGGTTCATCGGTCTTTTTCGCCAGGTCCCTGAAGACAGTCGTTGAGGATTTGCAGAGATCTCAAGCAACAATTCTCCTTGCAATCCCTCTTCTTTACGACAAAATGTTCAAGGCAGTCTATCGCGGCATAAAGGAGAAAAAACTGGTTGCGCCGCTCATTCGGCCTATGATAAAAGCGACTGATATTCTCGAAAGAATCGGCTGGAAAGGTTCGAAGAAAATTATCTTCAGAGAGATTCATAACCGATTTGGAGGCTCTATCCGATGTTTCATAGCCGGTGGTGCGGCACCAGATCCGGTGGTAGCGAAAGGACTTCGCGAGTTCGGATTCGGTTTCGTGCAAGGTTACGGTCTTACCGAGACCTCACCCATACTGACACTGAACAAGCTTACTAACTTCAAAGACGATGCAGCGGGCTTGCCTCTGCCGCATGTTCGGATAAGAATTGCCAATCCCGATCAGGACGGGAACGGAGAAGTATGTGCGAAGGGTCCAAATGTCATGAGCGGATATTATAAGAACGAAAAGGCAACGGCAGAGACCTTTGAAGATGAATGGTTCAAGACGGGTGACCTCGGTTTTGTCGATGAGGATGGGTTTCTTCATATCAACGGCAGAAAAAAGAATGTCATAATATCCAAAAGCGGGAAAAACGTTTTCCCGGAAGAGATCGAGGATGTCCTGAATAGAAGTCCGTTTATCATGGAAAGCATGGTCTTCGGCGAACGCGATGAAAAAGAAGGTGAAATCATAGGCGCGCAAATTGTCGTCGATGCAGAAGCGTTTATCGAGCTCTCGGAGACGAAGGGAGTTCAGATTACTCCTGAATTGATCCATGACGTGGTCGACGGTGAAGTAAGAAAAGTGAATCGCGAGCTGCAGACTTACAAACAGATAAAAAAGTTTCACCTCCGCGACCAGGAATTTCCGAAGACGACGACTCAAAAGATTAAGAGATATTCAGTAAATGCTGGAGATTGA
- a CDS encoding glycosyltransferase, with the protein MKEVFGIITGIGLTYYISLVVATVFKLFVSRRRHERSHIGNFLPPISVLKPVTGVDGNLRNNLLSFINQDYPEFEIIVGVQSSNDPAIKLVGQLKQEFPSKNIHIIISNQTLGYNPKINNLYGMISRAKYDYAIISDSNVIVGRDYLRSNISYFEDREVGLVTNLIKGIGGESVGALFENLHLNSFVIGNVSLLDLFQRKIVVGKSIFFRRSQFERLGGLWELRNYLAEDYLMGKLYKENGYKVVVAPNLVCTTNHSWTIKRFINRHTRWAQLRWNLNKTAYISELLFNFPLLSLIFAIACGFSYESSMIAALCWAAKVMGDSLMNSLLKTGLGVRHCLAAPFKDLLIGFLWIVPIVNRRTSWRGTPVRIARNTLLLPTN; encoded by the coding sequence ATGAAAGAAGTGTTCGGAATAATTACAGGCATTGGACTAACGTACTACATCAGCCTGGTTGTCGCGACGGTTTTCAAGCTCTTTGTTTCTCGCCGCCGGCATGAACGTTCGCATATCGGCAATTTTCTCCCTCCGATATCCGTTCTTAAACCCGTGACCGGCGTCGACGGGAATCTCCGCAATAATCTTCTTTCATTTATAAACCAGGATTATCCTGAATTCGAGATCATCGTCGGTGTTCAATCATCAAACGACCCCGCAATCAAGCTCGTCGGGCAGCTTAAACAGGAATTCCCCTCGAAAAATATTCACATCATAATTAGCAACCAAACGCTCGGCTACAATCCGAAGATCAACAATCTTTACGGCATGATTTCCCGCGCCAAATATGATTATGCCATAATCAGCGACAGCAACGTCATTGTTGGGAGAGATTACTTACGCTCCAACATAAGTTACTTCGAAGACAGAGAAGTAGGACTCGTGACGAATCTGATAAAGGGGATTGGCGGCGAAAGCGTCGGGGCCCTTTTTGAAAATCTGCATCTTAACTCTTTCGTAATTGGAAACGTGAGCCTTCTCGATCTCTTCCAAAGAAAAATCGTCGTTGGCAAGTCTATCTTCTTCAGGAGATCGCAGTTCGAACGGTTAGGCGGACTATGGGAACTGAGAAATTATCTCGCGGAAGATTACCTAATGGGAAAACTCTACAAGGAGAATGGATACAAGGTCGTAGTGGCACCGAATTTAGTATGCACTACTAATCATTCCTGGACAATCAAGCGATTCATCAACAGGCACACGCGATGGGCACAGCTAAGATGGAACTTAAACAAGACTGCTTACATCTCCGAGCTTTTATTTAACTTTCCACTCTTATCTTTGATTTTCGCAATCGCATGCGGATTCTCTTATGAATCTTCCATGATCGCCGCGCTTTGCTGGGCGGCTAAAGTTATGGGCGACTCGTTGATGAATTCCCTCCTGAAAACCGGGCTTGGAGTGAGACATTGCTTAGCCGCGCCGTTCAAGGATTTGCTGATAGGGTTTCTCTGGATCGTCCCAATAGTGAACAGGAGAACAAGCTGGCGTGGCACACCAGTGAGGATCGCACGCAACACGCTGCTTCTTCCGACGAACTAA
- a CDS encoding glycoside hydrolase family 38 C-terminal domain-containing protein: MKFLCRFAFFLSLFATLSYGRAQTNPSANSRQSNVDRLSSSLDSLAATASVDNWKVSPDLGNPVKGDPTSLDFDDSLWDNKRLGDEIDDDSCWIRKAFVLPDSIFGRPVEGKIGLLVTLDNYGYMWINGESKGYFPFTKEFVLTDNARPGMRFVIAIKAVNGGAMIHLLQAELRSGVINEIPDMMRDVALSFRVGQKILSFDTYQTNARVRVDPHIDKSKMDRDEKIRLNDLLQKLAGEINVDALKTGDDTKFVVSVNSVRPKLKPISEFVKQYTLYFVSNAHIDAAWLWRYIETVQVCRNTFASVLHMMDARPDLTYAQSAAAYYNWMEENYPDVFNGIKQRVKDGRWEVVGGMWIEPDCNLPSGESWMHQLLYSQNYFKKNLGVEAKIGWNPDSFGYDWNMPEFYRNAGIDAFITQKIGWNETDVFPYRVFWWESPDGSRILSYFPFDYVNEISNPYRLVDWLRQFEANTGFADMMVLFGVGDHGGGPSLEMMERIDRLKTLDIYPKVEFGTVTNYLKWLKSQDISKLPVWDSELYLEYHQGTFTTQSETKKSNRKSEVLMTTAEKFSTVATIYDRDYNNRDLETAWRDVMFNQFHDILPGSGIRENYIDAAKRYKKVNEIGKYQLDGSLERIEEHINTSAIKGKTVVGELHFGDTLIVRRTMVESKPIVVFNPLSWSRTDVVKLELPPEYAASGKGESSYYSIFDSGGREVPSQIVQKSEYSREIIFVADSVPSLGYKVYELRDVKPDAKTQNLASQQLEIDTTFLENQFYRVVIDPDSGWVKNIYDKRNKREVLTGEGNRLQFLEDNPKEWDAWNIGFTGVEYPSKLRKVEVVEKGPVRVVLRVCRDFLRPGQVGVFPTDNFPSSFFNQDIILYNGVDRVDFGLDADWWETHVMLKVAFPLDVQDSLATYEIPYGSIVRHTIPTNSWERAKFEVPAERWADMSNNGFGVSLLNQAKYGYDTRGSTMRLSLLRSPVWPDPTADRGEHEIKYAIYSHDGTWKDGGTVHQAYQYNYPLIAFVGTIHKGDLPLSHSFIQLTPSNLVLTIAKVAERSNAWVIQWYEAVGKDSNADLVLPMTPKKVVESSFLEDDGNPVPFKGNHVNLMTKKNSVATIKVYF; the protein is encoded by the coding sequence AGACCGGTCGAAGGCAAGATCGGTCTACTCGTGACGCTCGATAACTACGGATACATGTGGATCAACGGCGAAAGCAAAGGTTATTTCCCGTTTACCAAAGAATTTGTGTTGACCGACAATGCAAGGCCGGGAATGCGGTTCGTCATCGCGATCAAAGCTGTGAACGGCGGTGCGATGATTCATCTCTTGCAAGCAGAATTGCGCAGCGGAGTAATCAACGAAATTCCCGACATGATGCGCGATGTTGCATTGAGTTTTAGAGTCGGACAGAAGATTCTCAGCTTTGATACTTACCAGACGAATGCGAGGGTCAGGGTTGATCCTCATATCGATAAGTCAAAGATGGATCGCGATGAAAAAATAAGGTTGAACGATCTCCTTCAGAAGCTTGCGGGCGAAATCAATGTCGATGCGTTGAAGACGGGAGATGATACGAAGTTCGTTGTCTCCGTCAATTCGGTTCGTCCGAAACTAAAACCGATCAGCGAATTCGTGAAACAGTACACCTTGTATTTTGTTTCAAACGCTCATATCGATGCTGCCTGGTTGTGGAGATACATTGAAACTGTTCAAGTCTGTCGAAATACCTTTGCCTCGGTCTTGCACATGATGGATGCCAGGCCCGACTTGACTTACGCCCAGAGTGCCGCTGCATATTATAATTGGATGGAAGAGAATTATCCCGATGTGTTCAACGGGATAAAGCAGCGCGTGAAAGACGGCAGATGGGAAGTGGTCGGCGGAATGTGGATCGAGCCTGACTGCAACCTGCCGAGCGGAGAATCGTGGATGCATCAGCTTCTCTACTCGCAAAATTATTTCAAGAAAAACTTGGGCGTCGAAGCAAAGATAGGGTGGAACCCCGATTCGTTCGGCTATGATTGGAACATGCCTGAATTTTACCGGAACGCCGGGATCGATGCCTTCATCACGCAAAAGATCGGCTGGAACGAAACGGACGTTTTTCCTTACCGTGTCTTCTGGTGGGAGTCTCCTGATGGATCCAGGATATTAAGTTATTTTCCATTTGACTATGTAAATGAAATTTCAAATCCGTATCGACTCGTCGACTGGCTGCGGCAATTCGAAGCTAATACAGGTTTCGCTGACATGATGGTCCTTTTCGGAGTTGGAGATCACGGCGGCGGTCCTTCTCTGGAAATGATGGAGAGAATAGACCGCTTGAAGACGCTTGACATTTATCCGAAGGTTGAATTCGGGACAGTGACGAATTACCTGAAGTGGCTGAAGAGTCAGGACATATCGAAGCTCCCGGTTTGGGACAGCGAACTCTATTTGGAATATCATCAGGGCACATTCACTACGCAGTCCGAGACGAAAAAGTCGAACAGAAAATCTGAAGTGTTGATGACCACTGCGGAGAAATTTTCCACAGTTGCCACAATCTACGACCGAGATTATAACAACCGGGATTTGGAAACCGCCTGGCGGGACGTAATGTTCAACCAGTTTCACGATATCCTTCCCGGTTCTGGCATTCGTGAGAACTACATCGACGCCGCAAAGAGATACAAGAAGGTGAATGAAATCGGCAAGTATCAACTCGACGGCTCTCTTGAACGAATCGAGGAACACATCAACACCTCGGCCATCAAGGGGAAGACCGTGGTCGGCGAACTCCATTTTGGGGATACTCTGATCGTGAGGAGGACAATGGTTGAGAGCAAGCCGATTGTCGTATTCAACCCGCTGTCATGGTCGAGGACCGACGTGGTGAAATTGGAACTTCCCCCTGAATATGCTGCCAGCGGGAAAGGCGAGTCGAGTTATTATTCGATTTTTGATTCCGGCGGAAGAGAAGTTCCGTCTCAGATCGTTCAAAAGAGTGAATATTCTCGTGAGATAATTTTCGTAGCCGACAGCGTTCCTTCTCTCGGTTACAAGGTCTACGAACTTCGCGACGTAAAACCCGACGCGAAGACGCAAAACCTTGCGTCTCAACAATTGGAGATCGATACAACTTTTTTGGAGAATCAATTTTACAGAGTCGTGATAGATCCTGATTCCGGCTGGGTCAAAAATATTTATGACAAAAGGAATAAAAGAGAAGTCTTAACCGGCGAAGGAAATCGTCTTCAATTCCTGGAAGACAACCCGAAAGAGTGGGATGCCTGGAACATCGGCTTTACCGGCGTCGAGTATCCGTCCAAGTTGAGAAAAGTTGAAGTCGTCGAGAAGGGACCGGTAAGAGTCGTGTTGAGAGTCTGTAGAGATTTTCTCAGGCCGGGACAGGTCGGCGTTTTCCCGACCGACAATTTCCCGTCTTCGTTCTTCAACCAGGACATAATTTTGTACAACGGCGTTGACCGCGTAGATTTCGGACTCGATGCGGATTGGTGGGAGACTCACGTTATGCTCAAAGTGGCATTCCCGCTCGACGTGCAGGATTCTCTGGCAACATACGAAATTCCTTACGGCTCAATTGTACGCCACACGATCCCAACGAACAGCTGGGAGAGAGCCAAGTTTGAAGTTCCAGCGGAGCGCTGGGCAGATATGTCGAACAACGGATTTGGTGTCAGCCTTTTGAACCAGGCCAAATACGGCTACGACACGAGGGGAAGCACGATGAGATTGTCGCTGCTTCGTTCACCGGTTTGGCCCGATCCGACGGCCGATCGCGGCGAGCACGAAATTAAATACGCAATTTACTCGCATGATGGTACATGGAAAGACGGCGGGACGGTCCACCAAGCTTATCAGTATAACTATCCCCTTATTGCATTTGTTGGCACGATTCATAAAGGCGACCTGCCGTTGAGTCATTCATTTATCCAATTGACACCGTCGAATCTTGTCCTCACGATCGCAAAAGTTGCCGAGAGGTCCAATGCATGGGTAATTCAGTGGTACGAAGCGGTCGGGAAGGATTCAAATGCCGATTTGGTTTTACCGATGACTCCGAAAAAAGTTGTCGAGTCAAGTTTCCTCGAAGACGACGGGAATCCCGTTCCGTTCAAAGGGAATCACGTCAATCTTATGACAAAGAAAAATTCGGTGGCGACCATTAAGGTGTATTTCTAA
- a CDS encoding carboxylesterase family protein: MRLHANNWAIWAMLAMQGLQAQQPRYVTVKISDGILEGIVSPDGKVKTFKGIPYAAPPVGRQRWKPPQAVVPWMGIRKAVDFGPRPMQGRIYNDMVFNDSGPGEDCLYLNIWIPEANRPKGKLPVMVWIYGGGFVAGCTSEPRQDGSNLCKKGVIVVSFNYRLGVFGFLALPELSKESRYNSSGNYGLLDQVAALKWVKNNIEAFGGDADDVTIFGESAGSFSVSALMASPLSKGLFRGAIGESGAFFGKTLHLVSRDSAEKAGVEFVKSAFRTTSLEKLRAIPAQEILNAALKLPHEYFSQDVDGYFLPEFCDSICAAGKQSHIALLAGWNKDEGNFRTFFNGGQPTRDNYIRLADSMFGNNANKFMQLYPAENDSEARRSASDYDGDRFIAYSTWKWLELQHKTGGSPVYRYEFDQPLPPPLNTTPHASDIMFVFQVLSSRNLPWTRDDYNVSELMASYWTNFAKTGDPNGPGLPVWPMYDSNNGYQVMHLEENSAAAPDNHRMRYEFLDSLRAMP; this comes from the coding sequence CAGGCACAACAACCCCGTTACGTGACGGTAAAGATCAGCGACGGAATACTAGAGGGAATTGTCAGCCCTGACGGCAAAGTAAAGACATTCAAAGGAATTCCGTATGCCGCACCGCCTGTGGGCCGGCAACGTTGGAAACCTCCTCAGGCAGTGGTGCCGTGGATGGGAATCCGAAAAGCTGTCGACTTTGGTCCGCGTCCAATGCAGGGACGCATATACAATGATATGGTTTTCAACGACTCCGGGCCTGGTGAAGACTGTCTCTATCTTAACATTTGGATTCCTGAAGCAAACCGACCTAAAGGCAAACTCCCCGTGATGGTTTGGATATATGGCGGAGGTTTCGTCGCCGGCTGTACTTCAGAACCACGCCAGGACGGCAGCAACCTTTGCAAGAAGGGCGTCATCGTTGTGAGCTTCAACTACAGGCTGGGAGTATTTGGTTTTCTCGCACTCCCTGAGCTCAGCAAGGAATCAAGATACAATTCATCGGGAAACTATGGACTGCTTGACCAGGTTGCCGCACTGAAGTGGGTCAAGAATAATATTGAAGCATTCGGAGGCGATGCTGATGATGTGACAATCTTCGGTGAATCAGCTGGTTCGTTCTCAGTCAGTGCACTCATGGCATCGCCTCTGTCGAAAGGACTCTTCCGCGGAGCGATCGGCGAGAGTGGTGCATTCTTTGGAAAGACTCTCCACCTTGTGTCACGCGATAGCGCCGAAAAAGCCGGAGTGGAATTTGTGAAGTCTGCATTTAGAACGACTTCGCTTGAAAAGCTGCGCGCTATCCCGGCTCAGGAAATTCTTAATGCAGCATTGAAACTTCCGCATGAATATTTCTCGCAAGATGTCGATGGTTATTTCCTCCCTGAATTTTGTGATTCGATATGCGCCGCCGGCAAGCAAAGCCATATTGCACTTTTGGCCGGGTGGAACAAAGACGAAGGAAACTTTAGAACATTCTTCAATGGAGGTCAGCCCACCCGCGACAATTACATCAGGCTTGCCGACTCAATGTTTGGGAACAACGCAAACAAATTCATGCAGCTCTATCCCGCGGAGAACGATTCCGAGGCAAGACGATCTGCGAGCGACTACGATGGCGATAGGTTCATCGCATATTCGACATGGAAGTGGCTCGAACTGCAGCACAAGACGGGGGGATCTCCGGTTTACAGGTACGAGTTCGATCAGCCGCTCCCTCCTCCTTTAAATACAACGCCGCACGCTTCCGACATTATGTTTGTGTTTCAAGTACTTTCATCGAGAAATCTCCCGTGGACACGGGATGATTACAATGTGTCAGAATTGATGGCTTCATACTGGACCAACTTCGCAAAGACAGGTGATCCAAACGGCCCCGGCTTACCAGTCTGGCCAATGTATGACAGCAATAACGGTTATCAGGTGATGCATCTTGAAGAGAATTCGGCCGCCGCTCCGGACAATCACCGGATGCGGTACGAGTTTCTCGACTCGCTTCGGGCAATGCCATAG
- a CDS encoding DUF4402 domain-containing protein produces MKKLVIVAAIVIGTFEISFAQNNASASVPLSASVIQGLSTAVTGQENFGTIVAGTTPGSLNAQSATVGSSPGNIAMITLTGNGGQLIHVTYDANDPLIKAGATNITFTPSVYGSNSSSNQLSSTAVTSGGTVTLSGTSGSAGNYYFWLGGSLSTLPGGQTPGSYSGTWTVTVTY; encoded by the coding sequence ATGAAAAAGTTAGTGATTGTCGCGGCGATTGTCATTGGCACCTTTGAGATCTCATTTGCTCAAAATAATGCAAGTGCGAGTGTCCCCCTGAGTGCCAGCGTGATACAAGGATTGAGCACGGCAGTGACAGGACAAGAGAACTTTGGAACTATCGTCGCTGGGACAACCCCGGGTTCATTGAATGCCCAAAGCGCCACGGTGGGTTCAAGCCCGGGAAACATAGCAATGATTACGTTGACTGGAAACGGCGGGCAGCTAATACATGTGACATACGACGCCAATGATCCTCTAATAAAGGCCGGAGCAACCAATATTACATTTACGCCGAGTGTTTATGGTTCCAATTCATCATCGAACCAATTAAGCTCGACGGCGGTCACTTCTGGCGGAACGGTCACTTTGAGCGGAACGTCTGGCTCTGCAGGCAACTACTATTTCTGGCTCGGTGGATCATTATCCACACTTCCAGGAGGTCAGACTCCGGGCAGCTACTCTGGTACTTGGACCGTTACGGTTACCTATTAA